From a region of the Nocardioides ginsengisegetis genome:
- a CDS encoding SDR family oxidoreductase, with product MTEKTWFITGASRGFGREWAIAALERGDRVAATARDTATLDELVQKYGDAVLPLQLDVTDRAADFAAVAQAHAHFGRLDVVVNNAGYGHFGFVEELGEQEFRDQLETNVFGAMWVTQAALPFLREQGSGHILQVSSIGGISAFPMLGAYHASKWALEAFSQSLAAEVAGFGIHVTLIEPGGFATDWSGPSAVRSEPLAAYDEVREQVAELRKARSAGSGPGDPQASARAVLKVVDAEEPPLRVFFGAAPLGIAKADYESRIKGWEDWQDVALLAHG from the coding sequence ATGACTGAGAAGACCTGGTTCATCACCGGTGCCTCCCGCGGCTTCGGCCGCGAGTGGGCGATCGCCGCCCTCGAGCGCGGCGACCGCGTCGCGGCCACCGCCCGGGACACCGCCACCCTCGACGAGCTCGTCCAGAAGTACGGCGACGCCGTCCTGCCCCTCCAGCTCGACGTCACCGACCGCGCGGCCGACTTCGCCGCCGTCGCGCAGGCGCACGCGCACTTCGGCCGCCTCGACGTGGTCGTCAACAACGCCGGCTACGGGCACTTCGGCTTCGTCGAGGAGCTCGGCGAGCAGGAGTTCCGCGACCAGCTGGAGACCAACGTCTTCGGCGCGATGTGGGTCACCCAGGCCGCGCTGCCGTTCCTGCGCGAGCAGGGGAGCGGCCACATCCTCCAGGTGTCCTCGATCGGCGGCATCTCGGCGTTCCCGATGCTCGGCGCCTACCACGCCTCCAAGTGGGCGCTCGAGGCGTTCTCGCAGTCGCTGGCCGCCGAGGTCGCCGGCTTCGGGATCCACGTGACCCTGATCGAGCCGGGCGGGTTCGCGACCGACTGGTCGGGACCGTCGGCCGTGCGGAGCGAGCCGTTGGCGGCGTACGACGAGGTCCGCGAGCAGGTCGCCGAGCTCCGCAAGGCGCGCTCGGCCGGCTCCGGACCGGGCGACCCGCAGGCCTCGGCCCGCGCAGTCCTCAAGGTCGTCGACGCCGAGGAGCCGCCGCTGCGCGTGTTCTTCGGCGCCGCGCCGCTGGGCATCGCGAAGGCCGACTACGAGTCCCGGATCAAGGGCTGGGAGGACTGGCAGGACGTCGCGCTCCTGGCCCACGGCTGA
- a CDS encoding class I SAM-dependent RNA methyltransferase, with protein MSNRNTRPGRRPRQRQARGASMVGRRFEAEVGPVAHGGHCIVRVPTGSEVEPAETRVVFVRHAIPGERVVVEITEGTEGDRFWRGDAVEVLQASSERVEPPCPYAGPGPGLCGGCDFQHVTIAHQRELKAAVVREQLARLAKIDVPVTVEQVAGDEDGLRWRTRVQWASGPGGTRGMRAHRSTTVIPVEDCLIARTDAREVPGPAGVVTEQVVTAAGTHSFAVDADGFWQVHPGAPRVLVETVLDFLDAQPGERVMDLYAGVGLFARFLADAVGPTGRIAAVEGDRDAAKHAQGNLAGIPGVRVECGSVDKVLATSFDEPFDLVVLDPPREGARREVVEQVVDRAPRAVAYVACDPAALARDVAFFAEHGYRLERIRAFDLFPMTHHVECVALLTRDR; from the coding sequence ATGAGCAACCGCAACACCCGTCCCGGCCGCCGGCCGCGGCAGCGCCAGGCGCGGGGCGCCTCGATGGTCGGCCGCCGCTTCGAGGCCGAGGTCGGCCCGGTCGCCCACGGCGGGCACTGCATCGTCCGCGTCCCGACCGGTTCGGAGGTCGAGCCTGCCGAGACCCGGGTGGTCTTCGTCCGGCACGCGATCCCGGGGGAGCGGGTGGTCGTGGAGATCACCGAGGGCACCGAGGGCGACCGCTTCTGGCGCGGTGACGCCGTGGAGGTCCTCCAGGCCTCGTCCGAGCGCGTCGAGCCGCCCTGCCCGTACGCCGGCCCCGGGCCCGGGCTCTGCGGCGGCTGCGACTTCCAGCACGTGACCATTGCGCACCAGCGCGAGCTCAAGGCGGCCGTGGTCCGCGAGCAGCTCGCCCGGCTCGCGAAGATCGACGTACCCGTCACCGTGGAGCAGGTCGCCGGTGACGAGGACGGGCTGCGCTGGCGCACCCGCGTCCAGTGGGCGTCCGGCCCGGGCGGCACCCGCGGTATGCGGGCGCACCGCTCCACCACCGTCATCCCGGTCGAGGACTGCCTGATCGCGCGCACCGACGCCCGCGAGGTGCCGGGTCCGGCCGGGGTCGTGACCGAGCAGGTCGTCACCGCTGCCGGCACCCACAGCTTCGCCGTCGACGCCGACGGCTTCTGGCAGGTCCACCCGGGGGCGCCGCGCGTCCTCGTCGAGACCGTGCTCGACTTCCTCGACGCCCAGCCGGGCGAGCGGGTCATGGACCTCTATGCCGGGGTCGGGCTGTTCGCCCGCTTCCTGGCCGACGCCGTCGGCCCCACCGGCCGGATCGCCGCGGTGGAGGGCGATCGCGACGCAGCGAAGCACGCGCAGGGCAACCTCGCGGGCATCCCGGGCGTGCGCGTCGAATGCGGCAGCGTCGACAAGGTCCTCGCGACCTCGTTCGACGAGCCCTTCGACCTCGTCGTCCTCGACCCACCCCGCGAGGGCGCGCGCCGCGAGGTCGTCGAGCAGGTCGTGGACCGTGCCCCGCGCGCCGTGGCGTACGTCGCGTGCGACCCGGCCGCGCTGGCCCGGGACGTCGCGTTCTTCGCCGAGCACGGCTACCGCCTCGAGCGGATCCGGGCCTTCGACCTCTTCCCGATGACCCACCATGTCGAGTGCGTGGCGCTCCTCACCCGGGACCGCTGA
- a CDS encoding APC family permease — protein sequence MGVGDVSKRILLGRKLRSSQLGETLLPKRIALPVFASDALSSVAYAPDEVFIMLSLAGASAYVWSWKIGIAVALVMSAVVMSYRQTVHAYPSGGGDYEVATVNLGAMAGTTVASALLVDYVLTVAVSISSGAQYAASAIGALSGHEATFASIMVLVLMAINLRGIRESGTFFAFPTYAFMVAILGMCGFGLLRLATGDLPHVESAGLHIQPDPGYGSSMSTFALLFLLARAFSSGCAALTGVEAISNGVPAFKKPKSKNAATTLLLLGMIAITMMISVIVLAKKMGLKYVDPNQMDRLTLDGKPLPAGYDQHAVIAQIARAVFSDFSPGFYAVVTVTGIILVLAANTAFNGFPVLGSILAQDGYAPRALGSRGDRLAYSNGIVFLAFMAIILIEMFNAETTKLIQLYIVGVFVSFNLSQLGMIRHWTRHLKTETEPSERRRMVRSRAINTVGLTFTAVVLVIVLITKFLAGAWITILAMIIFFLIMRGIRRHYDNVQAELAADEEDKIMPTRVHAIVLVSKLHKPTLRALAFAKATRPNVLEGVYVASDPAATSRLLEEWDERNLGVPLKVLHSPYRELIKPIVDYAMEIKKANPRGVVAVYIPEYVVGRWWEQLLHNQTALRLKGRLLFAPGVMVTSVPYQLRSSQIAREREERELARVRPGDLRRGQVSGGESHKGQIQR from the coding sequence GTGGGAGTCGGCGACGTATCTAAACGCATCCTGTTGGGCCGCAAGCTGCGGAGCTCCCAGCTGGGGGAGACGCTGCTCCCCAAGCGCATCGCGCTCCCGGTGTTCGCCAGCGACGCGCTCTCCTCGGTGGCCTACGCCCCGGACGAGGTCTTCATCATGCTGTCGCTCGCCGGGGCCTCGGCGTACGTCTGGTCCTGGAAGATCGGCATCGCGGTCGCCCTGGTGATGAGCGCGGTCGTCATGTCCTACCGGCAGACCGTGCACGCCTACCCCAGCGGCGGCGGTGACTACGAGGTCGCCACCGTCAACCTCGGCGCCATGGCCGGCACCACCGTGGCCAGTGCGCTGCTCGTCGACTACGTCCTGACCGTGGCGGTGTCGATCTCCTCCGGGGCGCAGTACGCCGCCTCGGCCATCGGCGCGCTCAGCGGGCACGAGGCGACGTTCGCCTCGATCATGGTGCTGGTCCTGATGGCCATCAACCTGCGCGGCATCCGCGAGTCCGGGACCTTCTTCGCCTTCCCGACCTACGCCTTCATGGTCGCGATCCTCGGCATGTGCGGCTTCGGGCTGCTCCGCCTCGCGACCGGCGACCTGCCCCACGTCGAGAGCGCCGGGCTGCACATCCAGCCCGATCCGGGCTACGGCTCCTCGATGTCGACGTTCGCGCTGCTCTTCCTGCTGGCGCGGGCGTTCTCGTCCGGCTGTGCCGCGCTGACCGGTGTCGAGGCGATCTCCAACGGCGTGCCCGCCTTCAAGAAGCCCAAGAGCAAGAACGCCGCGACCACGCTGCTGCTGCTCGGCATGATCGCGATCACGATGATGATCAGCGTCATCGTGCTGGCCAAGAAGATGGGCCTCAAGTACGTCGACCCCAACCAGATGGACCGGCTCACCCTCGACGGCAAGCCGCTGCCGGCCGGCTACGACCAGCACGCCGTGATCGCCCAGATCGCCCGTGCGGTCTTCTCCGACTTCTCGCCCGGCTTCTATGCCGTCGTCACGGTGACCGGCATCATCCTGGTGCTGGCCGCCAACACCGCCTTCAACGGCTTCCCCGTGCTCGGCTCGATCCTCGCCCAGGACGGCTACGCGCCGCGGGCGCTCGGCTCGCGTGGCGACCGGCTGGCCTACAGCAACGGCATCGTCTTCCTCGCGTTCATGGCGATCATCCTGATCGAGATGTTCAACGCCGAGACCACCAAGCTGATCCAGCTCTACATCGTCGGCGTCTTCGTCTCCTTCAACCTCAGCCAGCTCGGGATGATCCGGCACTGGACGCGCCACCTGAAGACCGAGACGGAGCCCTCGGAGCGGCGCCGGATGGTCCGCTCGCGGGCGATCAACACCGTGGGCCTGACGTTCACCGCAGTCGTGCTCGTGATCGTGCTGATCACCAAGTTCCTCGCCGGCGCCTGGATCACGATCCTGGCGATGATCATCTTCTTCCTGATCATGCGCGGCATCCGGAGGCACTACGACAACGTTCAGGCCGAGCTCGCCGCCGACGAGGAGGACAAGATCATGCCGACGCGGGTCCACGCGATCGTGCTGGTCTCCAAGCTCCACAAGCCCACCCTGCGGGCGCTGGCGTTCGCCAAGGCGACCCGCCCCAACGTCCTCGAGGGCGTGTACGTCGCGTCCGACCCCGCGGCCACGAGCCGGCTGCTGGAGGAGTGGGACGAGCGCAACCTCGGCGTCCCGCTCAAGGTGCTGCACTCGCCCTACCGCGAGCTGATCAAGCCGATCGTCGACTACGCGATGGAGATCAAGAAGGCCAACCCGCGCGGGGTGGTCGCGGTCTACATCCCGGAGTACGTCGTCGGCCGCTGGTGGGAGCAGCTGCTCCACAACCAGACCGCGCTGCGCCTCAAGGGCCGGCTGCTGTTCGCCCCCGGCGTCATGGTCACCTCGGTGCCCTACCAGCTGCGGTCCTCCCAGATCGCCCGCGAGCGCGAGGAGCGCGAGCTCGCCCGGGTCCGCCCCGGCGACCTGCGGCGGGGCCAGGTCAGCGGCGGCGAGAGCCACAAGGGGCAGATCCAGCGATGA
- a CDS encoding NAD-binding protein, which translates to MHVVIMGCGRVGSTLARSLEDRNHTVSVIDSEPDAFRRLGPGFNGDKVTGYGFDQEVLEKAGIRRADAFAAVSSGDNSNIIAARVARETFGIQQVVARIYDPGRAEVYQRLGITTVATVKWTADQVLRRLLPAGAEPDFRDPSGTIRLDQIPASDAWIGHRTVDFQMQSHSRIAWIDRLGEGMLPTRESVIQEGDLLHLVMREENAAHAYSVIEQGPEEH; encoded by the coding sequence GTGCACGTCGTGATCATGGGCTGTGGCCGCGTCGGTTCGACGCTCGCCCGCAGCCTCGAGGACCGCAACCACACCGTCTCCGTCATCGACAGCGAGCCGGACGCGTTCCGGCGTCTGGGCCCGGGTTTCAACGGGGACAAGGTGACCGGCTACGGCTTCGACCAGGAGGTCCTCGAGAAGGCCGGCATCCGCCGCGCCGATGCCTTCGCGGCCGTCTCCAGCGGTGACAACTCCAACATCATCGCGGCCCGCGTGGCCCGCGAGACGTTCGGGATCCAGCAGGTCGTCGCCCGCATCTACGACCCCGGTCGCGCCGAGGTCTACCAGCGCCTCGGCATCACCACGGTCGCCACGGTCAAGTGGACGGCCGACCAGGTGCTACGCCGGCTGCTGCCCGCCGGCGCCGAGCCGGACTTCCGCGACCCCTCCGGCACGATCCGCCTCGACCAGATTCCCGCGAGCGACGCGTGGATCGGCCACCGCACGGTGGACTTTCAGATGCAGTCGCACAGCCGCATCGCCTGGATCGACCGGCTGGGCGAGGGCATGCTGCCCACCCGGGAGTCGGTCATCCAGGAGGGCGACCTGCTGCACCTGGTGATGCGCGAGGAGAACGCCGCGCACGCCTACTCCGTGATCGAACAAGGCCCCGAGGAGCACTGA
- a CDS encoding potassium channel family protein yields the protein MRVAIAGAGAVGRSIARELITNGHEVLLIDKEPGSIKPERVPDAEWLLADSCEMSSLEEARLDQCDVVIAATGDDKANLVTSLLAKTEFGVPRTVGRVNHPNNEWLFTEAWGVDVNVSTPRIMSALVEEAVTVGDLVRLFTFRQGNANLVEMTLPTDSPYVGKPIGLIPFPENCALVTILRDGQVYVPEAEQPIESGDELLFVVPADVEDQLERLLAPQNHGG from the coding sequence ATGCGCGTCGCCATCGCCGGAGCCGGCGCGGTCGGGCGGTCCATCGCCCGCGAGCTGATCACCAACGGCCACGAGGTCCTGCTCATCGACAAGGAGCCGGGCTCGATCAAGCCCGAGCGCGTCCCGGACGCCGAGTGGCTGCTCGCCGACTCGTGCGAGATGTCCTCCCTGGAGGAGGCCCGCCTCGACCAGTGCGACGTGGTCATCGCCGCGACCGGTGACGACAAGGCCAACCTGGTCACCTCGCTGCTGGCCAAGACCGAGTTCGGCGTGCCCCGCACCGTCGGCCGCGTCAACCACCCCAACAACGAGTGGCTGTTCACCGAGGCCTGGGGCGTCGACGTCAACGTGTCGACCCCGCGGATCATGTCGGCGCTCGTCGAGGAGGCCGTGACCGTCGGCGACCTGGTCCGACTGTTCACCTTCCGCCAGGGCAACGCCAACCTCGTCGAGATGACGCTGCCCACCGACTCGCCGTACGTCGGGAAGCCGATCGGGCTCATCCCCTTCCCGGAGAACTGTGCCCTCGTCACGATCCTGCGCGACGGCCAGGTCTACGTCCCCGAGGCCGAGCAGCCCATCGAGAGCGGTGACGAGCTGCTCTTCGTCGTCCCCGCCGACGTCGAGGACCAGCTCGAGCGGCTGCTCGCCCCGCAGAACCACGGCGGCTGA
- a CDS encoding DUF3159 domain-containing protein, with product MTDPAPRSSEQAPAQASVETVESVVRAQLAKALGGRRGMVEAAVPTILFTLMWLTTRELNLALGVSVAAALVMLAVRLVQRSTVQFVVNALVGIGIGWLFVSMSAHRGGSADDQALAYFLPGIIYNTAYTVVLATTCLIRWPIIGFMVGSVTGDPTAWHKDRQVVRLCTLLTWFLVLPCLLRVLVQGPLWLAGSHGAMDADAAVAALGVLKVVLGWPLQLAALAGMAWVLGRNHTPVESAV from the coding sequence GTGACCGATCCCGCACCCCGGTCGTCGGAGCAGGCGCCCGCCCAGGCCTCCGTCGAGACCGTCGAGTCCGTCGTCCGCGCCCAGCTCGCCAAGGCACTCGGCGGCCGCCGCGGCATGGTCGAGGCCGCCGTGCCGACCATCCTGTTCACCCTGATGTGGCTCACCACCCGCGAGCTCAACCTCGCCCTGGGCGTGAGCGTCGCGGCCGCACTGGTCATGCTCGCGGTCCGGCTGGTCCAGCGCTCGACGGTCCAGTTCGTCGTCAACGCCCTCGTCGGCATCGGCATCGGCTGGCTGTTCGTCTCGATGTCGGCGCACCGCGGCGGCAGCGCCGACGACCAGGCGCTGGCCTACTTCCTGCCGGGGATCATCTACAACACGGCGTACACCGTGGTGCTGGCGACGACCTGCCTGATCCGCTGGCCGATCATCGGCTTCATGGTCGGCAGCGTCACCGGCGACCCCACCGCCTGGCACAAGGACCGCCAGGTCGTGCGGCTGTGCACGCTACTCACGTGGTTCCTCGTCCTGCCGTGCCTGCTGCGCGTCCTCGTCCAGGGCCCGCTCTGGCTGGCCGGCTCCCACGGCGCCATGGACGCCGACGCGGCCGTCGCCGCCCTCGGCGTCCTCAAGGTCGTGCTCGGCTGGCCGCTCCAGCTCGCCGCCCTCGCCGGCATGGCGTGGGTGCTCGGTCGCAACCACACGCCGGTGGAGTCGGCTGTCTGA
- a CDS encoding OB-fold nucleic acid binding domain-containing protein, whose amino-acid sequence MGEKSRLRRNLSKWANSTDQHARDLRKTYGESGLATIAEAPDRERVRVRGTIRTVTLRPRGGVPALEAELYDGSGVITVVWLGRRQIAGITPGRAMEIQGRIGAHEGVRIMYNPRYELMP is encoded by the coding sequence ATGGGCGAGAAGAGCCGCCTGCGGCGGAACCTCAGCAAGTGGGCCAACAGCACCGACCAGCACGCGCGTGACCTGCGCAAGACCTACGGCGAGTCCGGGCTGGCCACGATCGCCGAGGCCCCGGACCGCGAGCGGGTCCGCGTGCGCGGCACCATCCGCACGGTCACCCTGCGGCCCCGCGGCGGTGTCCCCGCGCTCGAGGCCGAGCTGTACGACGGCTCCGGGGTGATCACGGTCGTGTGGCTGGGTCGGCGCCAGATCGCCGGCATCACCCCCGGTCGGGCCATGGAGATCCAGGGCCGGATCGGCGCCCACGAGGGCGTCCGGATCATGTACAACCCGCGTTACGAGCTCATGCCGTGA
- a CDS encoding DUF3710 domain-containing protein, whose protein sequence is MKFRRKSTEPAPGEAVETAGASDAVAEPAVAATGPFDADDLPQDGVQRVDLGSLLIEPQPGRELRLQVDESTGEVQSVVLAGADGALELRAFAAPRHGDLWGEVRPQIAADMAQHGGIASEREGRFGTELVCQMTVQRGDGTTGTQPSRIIGINGSRWMLRATLLGRPAMDLEGSGDWEDTIEKVAVRRGNGAMPVGDVLPVALPDDARRLDPNA, encoded by the coding sequence GTGAAGTTCCGCCGAAAGTCCACCGAGCCCGCCCCGGGCGAGGCCGTCGAGACCGCGGGGGCGAGCGACGCCGTCGCCGAGCCGGCGGTGGCGGCGACGGGTCCCTTCGACGCCGACGACCTGCCCCAGGACGGCGTCCAGCGCGTCGACCTCGGCTCACTCCTCATCGAGCCCCAGCCGGGCCGCGAGCTGCGTCTCCAGGTCGACGAGTCGACCGGGGAGGTCCAGTCGGTGGTGCTGGCCGGCGCCGACGGCGCCCTCGAGCTGCGCGCGTTCGCCGCCCCCCGCCACGGCGACCTGTGGGGCGAGGTGCGCCCGCAGATCGCCGCCGACATGGCCCAGCACGGCGGCATCGCCAGCGAGCGCGAGGGCCGCTTCGGCACCGAGCTCGTCTGCCAGATGACCGTGCAGCGCGGCGACGGCACCACCGGCACCCAGCCCTCGCGGATCATCGGCATCAACGGGTCGCGCTGGATGCTGCGCGCCACCCTGCTCGGCCGCCCGGCGATGGACCTCGAGGGGTCCGGCGACTGGGAGGACACCATCGAGAAGGTCGCGGTCCGCCGCGGCAACGGGGCGATGCCCGTCGGCGACGTCCTGCCCGTCGCCCTCCCCGACGACGCACGCCGGCTCGATCCGAACGCCTGA
- the dut gene encoding dUTP diphosphatase: MTPDLPHLTVDVVRLDTDLPLPSYAHPGDAGADLLTTVDVTLAPGERAMVPTGIALALPDGYVALVHPRSGLAARHGLSIVNTPGTIDAGYRGEVKVMLINHDPREPIELRRGDRIAQLVIQRFERARFVEVGELPDSARGDGGYGSTGGFGRS; the protein is encoded by the coding sequence GTGACCCCCGACTTGCCCCACCTGACCGTGGACGTCGTCCGCCTCGACACCGACCTGCCGCTGCCGTCGTACGCCCACCCCGGCGACGCCGGGGCCGACCTGCTGACGACCGTCGACGTGACGCTGGCGCCGGGGGAGCGGGCCATGGTCCCCACCGGGATCGCGCTGGCGCTGCCCGACGGGTACGTCGCCCTCGTGCACCCGCGCTCCGGCCTCGCGGCCCGGCACGGCCTGTCGATCGTCAACACGCCCGGCACCATCGACGCGGGCTACCGCGGCGAGGTGAAGGTGATGCTGATCAACCACGACCCGCGCGAGCCGATCGAGCTGCGACGGGGCGACCGGATCGCCCAGCTGGTCATCCAGCGCTTCGAGCGGGCGCGCTTCGTCGAGGTGGGGGAACTCCCCGACTCGGCGCGTGGCGACGGGGGTTACGGTTCTACCGGAGGGTTCGGTCGGTCGTGA
- a CDS encoding DUF3093 family protein — MESRPEYDERLGVPLRWWVQGTMLVATLWLAVVVALPGSVAWAVTAVAMALLAGVFLSYGSARVSVRDGVLTAGRARIEAAHLGAAEALDADATRRTAGREADARAFLLLRPYLKRAVKVAISDPADPTPYWLVSTRHPEELAAALNARPTAG, encoded by the coding sequence GTGGAGTCACGGCCGGAGTACGACGAGCGCCTCGGCGTGCCCCTGCGCTGGTGGGTCCAGGGCACGATGCTGGTCGCCACCCTGTGGCTGGCGGTCGTCGTGGCCCTGCCCGGCAGCGTCGCCTGGGCCGTGACCGCGGTCGCGATGGCCCTGCTCGCCGGGGTGTTCCTCTCCTACGGCAGCGCCCGGGTGAGCGTCCGTGACGGCGTGCTCACCGCCGGTCGGGCCCGGATCGAGGCCGCCCACCTGGGTGCGGCCGAGGCCCTCGACGCCGACGCGACCCGGCGGACCGCCGGCCGCGAGGCCGACGCGCGGGCGTTCCTGCTGCTGCGGCCCTACCTCAAGCGCGCCGTCAAGGTCGCGATCAGCGACCCGGCCGACCCCACGCCGTACTGGCTGGTCAGCACCCGCCACCCCGAGGAGCTGGCCGCCGCCCTGAATGCCCGGCCCACGGCTGGGTAA
- a CDS encoding DUF4235 domain-containing protein — protein sequence MASGSKVWSVFSLGAALGAAAVAKKTLNTGWRAATGKNPPANPADPDVALWEAVAWASVSGTFIALARMLATRRAAEYYAKSTGHLPPDLQKDGQDASKAPAPTS from the coding sequence ATGGCATCTGGCTCGAAGGTCTGGTCCGTCTTCTCCCTCGGTGCGGCGCTCGGCGCCGCCGCCGTCGCGAAGAAGACCCTCAACACCGGCTGGAGGGCGGCGACGGGCAAGAACCCTCCCGCCAACCCGGCCGACCCCGACGTGGCCCTGTGGGAGGCCGTGGCGTGGGCGAGCGTGAGCGGCACGTTCATCGCGCTGGCCCGCATGCTGGCCACCCGCCGGGCCGCGGAGTACTACGCGAAGTCCACCGGCCACCTGCCGCCCGACCTCCAGAAGGACGGCCAGGACGCCTCGAAGGCCCCGGCCCCCACCAGCTGA
- a CDS encoding DUF4193 domain-containing protein translates to MATDYDAPRKNEDEQSEESIEELKARRHDKNSGKVDEDEAEAAESFELPGADLSHEELAVEVKPKQDDEFTCMSCFLVHHRSQLADAKKMICKDCA, encoded by the coding sequence ATGGCGACTGACTACGACGCACCGCGCAAGAACGAGGACGAGCAGTCCGAGGAGAGCATCGAGGAGCTCAAGGCACGTCGCCACGACAAGAACTCCGGCAAGGTCGACGAGGACGAGGCGGAGGCCGCCGAGTCGTTCGAGCTGCCGGGTGCCGACCTGTCGCACGAGGAGCTCGCCGTCGAGGTGAAGCCCAAGCAGGACGACGAGTTCACGTGCATGAGCTGCTTCCTGGTGCACCACCGTTCGCAGCTGGCGGATGCCAAGAAGATGATCTGCAAGGACTGCGCCTGA
- a CDS encoding inositol monophosphatase family protein translates to MTSGPADLDAADLARIALEVAREAAALVRGRKAGGVTVADTKTSVVDVVTEADRASEELIRRRLLEHRPDDAILGEEGSDRPGTTGVRWVVDPIDGTVNFLYGIPQYAVSIAAELTTPDGVEVVAGVVLNAATGTEYVAHIRPDGSATATRDGAAIGVRGPAPLAQRLVGTGFSYDAGLREIQARALVDLLPRIRDIRRLGACALDLCGVAEGSLDGYVEEGVNLWDHAAGGLVARAAGATTELTTGAGGRDLLLCAPTHGFEEFREAVRTAGFLARSRVK, encoded by the coding sequence ATGACGTCCGGGCCGGCGGACCTCGACGCGGCGGACCTGGCCCGGATCGCCCTGGAGGTCGCCCGGGAGGCGGCCGCCCTGGTCCGGGGCCGCAAGGCCGGCGGCGTCACGGTCGCCGACACCAAGACCAGCGTCGTCGACGTCGTGACCGAGGCCGACCGTGCCAGCGAGGAGCTGATCCGCCGCCGCCTGCTCGAGCACCGTCCCGACGACGCGATCCTCGGCGAGGAGGGCAGCGACCGCCCGGGCACCACCGGTGTCCGCTGGGTCGTCGACCCGATCGACGGGACCGTGAACTTCCTCTACGGCATCCCGCAGTACGCCGTCTCGATCGCCGCCGAGCTGACCACCCCCGACGGGGTCGAGGTCGTGGCCGGAGTCGTGCTCAACGCCGCCACCGGCACCGAGTACGTCGCCCACATCCGCCCCGACGGGTCCGCCACCGCGACCCGGGACGGCGCGGCGATCGGCGTACGGGGTCCGGCGCCGCTGGCCCAGCGCCTGGTCGGGACCGGCTTCTCCTACGACGCCGGGCTGCGCGAGATCCAGGCCCGCGCCCTGGTCGACCTGCTGCCGCGGATCCGCGACATCCGCCGGCTGGGCGCCTGCGCCCTCGACCTGTGCGGGGTCGCCGAGGGCAGCCTCGACGGCTACGTCGAGGAGGGTGTCAACCTCTGGGACCACGCCGCCGGCGGGCTGGTCGCCAGGGCCGCGGGGGCCACCACGGAGCTCACCACGGGCGCCGGTGGTCGAGACCTGCTGCTGTGTGCTCCGACACACGGCTTCGAGGAGTTCCGGGAGGCCGTCCGCACAGCGGGGTTCCTCGCCCGCTCAAGGGTCAAATGA